The Cyclopterus lumpus isolate fCycLum1 chromosome 6, fCycLum1.pri, whole genome shotgun sequence genome contains a region encoding:
- the LOC117731756 gene encoding argininosuccinate lyase-like isoform X2 has translation MATTEGGQLWGGRFLGDTDPMMEKFNASIAYDQRMWNADIRGSKAYVKALEKAKLVTTEEMNQIVGSGRLPPDA, from the exons ATGGCCACCACCGAG GGAGGTCAACTTTGGGGGGGTCGCTTCCTGGGAGACACTGATCCCATGATGGAGAAGTTCAACGCATCCATCGCGTATGACCAGAGGATGTGGAATGCTGACATCCGGGGGAGCAAGGCGTatgtgaaggctctggagaaggCGAAGCTGGTCACCACGGAGGAGATGAACCAGATTGTTGGATCAG